From one Deinococcus aetherius genomic stretch:
- a CDS encoding DM13 domain-containing protein, producing MTHFTAKTALTALAFLTLTPGLAQGTPGAFHALGAPTTGSAAIVQKNGQATLELRGLKTEPGPDLQVWLYQNAAPQKGAKDADIGKGKYVKVGELKKFNGNFSYPIPKGTNVTGYKSVVIWCEQVKTAFGAADLQ from the coding sequence ATGACGCACTTCACCGCCAAGACCGCCCTGACCGCCCTCGCCTTCCTGACCCTGACCCCGGGCCTCGCGCAGGGGACGCCCGGCGCCTTCCACGCCCTCGGCGCCCCCACCACCGGCAGCGCCGCCATCGTGCAGAAGAACGGGCAGGCGACGCTGGAACTGCGCGGCCTGAAGACCGAGCCGGGGCCGGACCTCCAGGTGTGGCTGTACCAGAACGCGGCGCCGCAGAAGGGGGCCAAGGACGCGGACATCGGCAAGGGCAAGTACGTGAAGGTGGGGGAGCTGAAGAAGTTCAACGGGAATTTCTCGTACCCCATTCCCAAGGGCACGAACGTCACCGGGTACAAGAGCGTGGTGATCTGGTGCGAGCAGGTCAAGACGGCCTTCGGGGCCGCCGACCTCCAGTGA